The following nucleotide sequence is from Synechococcales cyanobacterium T60_A2020_003.
TGAGATGGAAGATGGGGGAGTAAAGGGACGGGTCGATAGATCGGATTAGGCGCTGAGGTGTTGAATTGCCCAAACGGCACGGGCTTGGACGGCAGGCTCAGCATCTTGATGGGCGACCTGGTGAAGGTGAGCCATGATGACATGGCTTGGATCTAAAGGGGGCAATGCAAACTCAGGGGCGATCGCCTGCAATCCGGCAACACTGGCATAACGCACCACCCACTCTGGATCTTGAGACACCGCCAGCAAAATCTCCAAGGCTTGAGCTTGGGCGTGTGGGCGGACATCCTCGTGCAATAGTGACCACTGAATCGAGCCAAGTCCTCGTGCCGCTGCCCGTCGCACACTGAGGGAAAAATCCCGTTGGGCAGCATCTGCTAACATATCCAGCGCCCGTGGGTCGCCAATACGCGCCAACGCCCGAATCGCCCAGGCACGGGCACCGTAGTTATAACCGTCAATCTGCTCTAGGAGGGCAGGCACGGCGATCGCCCCCATCGTGACCAACCCCTCAACGGCCGCTACGGCTGCGCCAGGATTGTTGTAGCCCAAAACTTTGATGAGGGTGGGAATGCCTTCCTCCGTTTTGGCCTGAGCCAGGGTATGGACTGCGGCCAGCAGTTTGGCAGGGGAGTCGGCCTGGTCTACGGCTTGAATCAATCCGTACGCTGTATCTATCACCATGGTCCCTAGTTGTTCCGTAACTCTTCTTTCAACCTACAGCAACATCTACCTCGGATATCGGACATCAACAAAGTTCAGTAGATCGCAAATCCTGTTGAGATCCCCCCTGGCCCCCCTTCAAAAAGGGGGAAGCGAGCCAAAGATGGCTTGAAGTCCCCCTTAAAAAGGGGGATTTAGGGGGATCGATCGCAGATATTGACAACAAAATGTATTCGTTTTCGATCTACTGAAGTTTGGAGAATAGATGTTTCAGCCGATACTCTACAACAGCGTATCCATCCACTCCATAACAGCAATCGCTTCTCCCGACACTCTGGGGCGATCGCTCATAGAATCTTGCTGAAGCTGATGTTCGAGGAGTCCCTTTAATGCAATTAGCTTGAGGCTATTTTCAGCTAAAGCATTGGCGATCGCCGGAGCCGCTGCCACGTAACCCGATGCGCCCAAGTCCATCAAGGCCGCTCGCCGCAATTGCAGATCCTTGCCTTGGAGAGCCGCAACTAACCGCTCACCGTAGATAGAGTCTTGGGTCAGTTGGTAGAGGGCTCGTGCCGCTGCATACTGGACACGGGGAACGGAATGCTCTAAAAACGCCTGGATCGTTTCTCGTTCGGCGATCGCCCCCAAGGTTCCCAACGCTTCCAAGATTGAGTCGTAGGGTTGAGTCATGGTCGCCTTCCCTGCAACGGGTGGCGAGTTTACCTCTTCTCGCTTGAGCAGATCAACTAAATGCGGAATACAGGTTGGATCGCCCAACTCTTCTAGAGCTTGCGCAGCGGCTTCCCGCACATAGTAGTCCGGGCAGGATAGACAATCAATCAAAGGGGATACCGCACGGCGATCGCCCAATTTACCTAACGCGCGAGCCGCATTGCGCCGTAATGGAAACCCACCGTCCGGTGCGCGATCTTGATCATCAGATAGCGCCTCAATTAACGCATCGATAGCAACCGGGTCAGTGACGCGAAACTTCCCTAACCACCAAGCCGCGTAATAGCGCAAGCTGAGATCGTCGCGTTGCTGGAGATTGGCGATCGCCTGTTCGACGGTCAAGTCGGGGGGCATATCAGCGCTTGGGCCAGAGCCATTGGCGGTGGGAGAAGAAAGATCCTCAGCCATGATATAACTTTAGCTTTTCGTTCACAGAACAAGGACGCATCCCACAATCTCGCCATAACCTAATCGCTCAATGACCAGGCTAATTCGACATTCATGATGCGTCCGTAATCTAAATACTGAACCAAACAAACAGCCCGTTCAAGAGCGGACTTGCCCGTTAGCGCTTAAGTTTGACCTCAAACGTCAAATAGATTTAGCCGAGGGGCTTAATGCTAACAATACGTCCTCCCATGCGGGAAATTCGCTGCATTTCTTCATTCATGCGGGAATAGGGAACCTTGAAGAACACACTACCGCTCTTCCGAATGGGATACCCGTTTTTGTCGGTTTCGGCAGATTGCCGGAGTCCTTCAACTTCGTAAACAAAAACGCGGCTCCCAGAGGGGGTGCTTGCAGAATTACCAATTGCAGAAGCCGTAAGCATGGTAACGCAAATCTCTCCTTAATCAGATATTTGATATGTTAAGCTGTGTAACGAGATTGGGAGTCAAGCGAATACCCTAAATTCTACCGCTCAGTGTTGCTCTTACCTCACAACGCTGACGGAATTCCTAGCCTTGTGGTTTTAGAATTCAGAGTTATCTACACGTATTGATTCCCAATCCCGTTTCTTAATCACCTAACCAACGCTTAGTCAGCAGGTGTAACGCTAGCCACGCGACCACCCAAACGGTTGATTTGCTGCAGCTTAGCGGACAGTTTTTCGTAAGGAACGAGGAAGGCAGTACTGCTTCGTCGGACACTGGGATATCCAGGCTGACGGATGCCAGACACTTCAACGCGGTACATCCG
It contains:
- a CDS encoding phycobilisome linker polypeptide, which encodes MLTASAIGNSASTPSGSRVFVYEVEGLRQSAETDKNGYPIRKSGSVFFKVPYSRMNEEMQRISRMGGRIVSIKPLG
- a CDS encoding HEAT repeat domain-containing protein; protein product: MPPDLTVEQAIANLQQRDDLSLRYYAAWWLGKFRVTDPVAIDALIEALSDDQDRAPDGGFPLRRNAARALGKLGDRRAVSPLIDCLSCPDYYVREAAAQALEELGDPTCIPHLVDLLKREEVNSPPVAGKATMTQPYDSILEALGTLGAIAERETIQAFLEHSVPRVQYAAARALYQLTQDSIYGERLVAALQGKDLQLRRAALMDLGASGYVAAAPAIANALAENSLKLIALKGLLEHQLQQDSMSDRPRVSGEAIAVMEWMDTLL
- a CDS encoding HEAT repeat domain-containing protein, with amino-acid sequence MVIDTAYGLIQAVDQADSPAKLLAAVHTLAQAKTEEGIPTLIKVLGYNNPGAAVAAVEGLVTMGAIAVPALLEQIDGYNYGARAWAIRALARIGDPRALDMLADAAQRDFSLSVRRAAARGLGSIQWSLLHEDVRPHAQAQALEILLAVSQDPEWVVRYASVAGLQAIAPEFALPPLDPSHVIMAHLHQVAHQDAEPAVQARAVWAIQHLSA